The proteins below come from a single Pristiophorus japonicus isolate sPriJap1 chromosome 18, sPriJap1.hap1, whole genome shotgun sequence genomic window:
- the LOC139229123 gene encoding protein S100-A1-like isoform X2, with translation MTTPTRTEVAMQNLMDVFYEYTEGDKYTLTKSQMKTLVETELNQLTKNKTNVEAFDKMMKDLDFDGDGEVNFEEFVSFIAGLMYTCNAIYVQRRQKQAKAGGVCQTKK, from the exons ATGACGACTCCTACCAGAACCGAGGTGGCGATGCAGAATCTGATGGATGTTTTTTACGAATACACCGAGGGAGACAAGTACACCCTGACCAAGAGCCAGATGAAAACCCTGGTGGAGACAGAACTCAACCAGCTCACAAAG AATAAGACgaacgttgaagcctttgacaagaTGATGAAAGATCTGGATTTTGATGGTGACGGAGAAGTGAATTTTGAGGAGTTTGTGTCGTTTATCGCGGGGCTGATGTATACCTGTAACGCAATCTATGTTCAGAGGCGGCAGAAACAAGCAAAAGCCGGCGGCGTTTGCCAGACCAAGAAATGA
- the kxd1 gene encoding kxDL motif-containing protein 1 yields the protein MEASAAGVFCSRMLSMVNRDDVNAIVQAQRHMLDRFEKTNEMLLNFNNLSSVRLQQMAERSQHHTRALVDMKKDLDNIFRRIRTLKDKLAKQHPEAFSTIHTSLAVEDDEDFDPIPRGSSPLLSAPLELSSDSSNTSPTLLSTGASADSEDSPGLADTLATKRQMDGHEQPVRQGGGE from the exons ATGGAGGCTTCTGCCGCTGGAGTTTTCTGCAGCAGGATGTTGAGCATGGTGAACCGAGACGACGTTAATGCCATTGTCCAGGCTCAGAGACACAT GCTGGACCGTTTTGAGAAGACGAACGAGATGTTGCTGAACTTTAACAACCTGTCGAGCGTGCGGCTCCAGCAGATGGCGGAACGCTCCCAGCACCACACCAGGGCGCTCGTCGACATGAAGAAGGATCTCGACAATATCTTCCGCCGAATCAG GACTCTGAAGGACAAACTTGCAAAGCAACACCCGGAGGCATTCAGCA CTATCCACACGTCCCTGGCTGTGGAGGATGATGAGGATTTTGACCCGATCCCAAGGGGCTCCTCGCCGCTCCTCTCCGCCCCCCTGGAGCTGAGCTCCGACTCCAGCAACACCAGCCCCACGCTATTGTCAACCGGAGCGAGCGCAGACTCGGAAGACTCGCCGGGACTGGCAGACACTCTGGCGACGAAGAGACAGATGGACGGGCACGAGCAGCCCGTGAGGCAAGGTGGGGGAGAGTAA